The following are from one region of the Bacteroidales bacterium genome:
- a CDS encoding B12-binding domain-containing radical SAM protein produces the protein MNNPKVDLLLINPCSVFLNYKKHEQLGLGYIKSYLEQNGHSVLIYDMNFSDPNPEAVYQCIKDFDINIVGITIMVGKVKNSVLLLNKLRQLGYKGILIAGGFVPTFESEMLFQQVPTLNTVVIGEGELTINELVKCIKADMNWREINGLGFENNKKLTFNKPRDLIANLDLLPFPSRSPYIQSIGVASLLSSRGCYGNCSFCAIQKFYRIHSYSGIRLRSIINVVDEIESIISTYGITTFLFIDDNFLGCEKFIQGRINAFCREIRTRNLRINFEVSARSNDLKYQLVKELKKEGLSRVYIGLESGSVNQLKRYNKGNTIKDNGKAVKMLLRVGLKIDFGFIPFDPYMKIDDIINNLKFLTKNNLITSRNLNTITFSCFVYKGTQIYNKTIEDSLLLYNEELIHGFRFNETDQEAKLNYVMRYFQGKEIIQLLDQFANTNKFESTFEIVEIFKIDSFCKWLFSLWATYIINYLKGKKSDEVRFYKSEALLYNFLKVNFVIRQLPEAHVTDSLELNRLQKKIGYYIKNVLASKNIDSIPKYLLNPYFADLTYQKMRKREYKFSQYTPNKKGTSSGEITIELTQGKSFSSIELDVFISPDAHNEFEKYAPVTHINLFSGAVQKQQTLFSERLIKGWNYIRFHNLKNNTHLTIKIAINSIKENHIKIRNIYII, from the coding sequence ATGAATAATCCTAAAGTAGACCTACTACTGATAAATCCCTGTAGTGTATTTTTAAATTATAAGAAACACGAACAACTTGGTTTGGGATATATTAAATCTTACTTGGAACAAAATGGACACAGCGTTCTGATTTATGATATGAACTTTTCCGACCCAAATCCTGAAGCAGTTTATCAATGCATAAAAGACTTTGATATTAATATTGTTGGAATAACCATCATGGTCGGGAAAGTTAAGAACAGCGTTTTACTCTTAAATAAGTTACGACAACTTGGATATAAAGGAATTTTGATTGCTGGCGGCTTTGTCCCCACATTCGAGAGTGAGATGTTATTTCAGCAAGTTCCAACTTTGAATACAGTTGTGATCGGGGAGGGTGAACTGACAATCAATGAATTGGTTAAATGTATTAAGGCTGACATGAACTGGAGAGAAATTAATGGCCTCGGATTTGAAAATAACAAGAAACTTACCTTTAATAAGCCAAGGGATTTGATCGCCAATCTGGATTTACTGCCATTTCCTTCCAGAAGTCCTTATATCCAGAGCATAGGTGTTGCATCCCTGTTATCGTCCAGAGGCTGCTATGGGAACTGCTCATTTTGTGCTATTCAGAAATTCTACAGAATCCATTCATACAGTGGCATTAGGCTGCGGAGCATAATTAATGTTGTCGATGAAATCGAGTCTATTATTTCCACTTATGGAATAACTACATTCCTGTTTATTGATGATAACTTCCTGGGGTGTGAAAAATTTATACAGGGTAGAATAAATGCCTTTTGCAGGGAGATAAGAACACGCAACCTCAGAATTAATTTTGAAGTGTCTGCCCGATCCAATGATTTAAAATATCAATTGGTGAAAGAATTAAAAAAAGAAGGCTTAAGCCGGGTTTACATAGGTCTGGAATCAGGCTCAGTAAACCAGTTGAAAAGATATAACAAGGGCAATACGATTAAGGATAATGGTAAAGCTGTTAAAATGTTGTTAAGGGTGGGTTTAAAAATCGATTTCGGATTTATTCCTTTTGATCCTTATATGAAAATTGATGATATTATAAATAATTTGAAGTTTCTGACGAAAAACAATTTGATCACCTCAAGAAATCTTAATACAATAACATTTTCCTGCTTTGTTTACAAGGGAACCCAAATCTATAATAAAACAATTGAAGATAGCTTGCTTTTATATAATGAAGAATTAATTCACGGGTTTCGTTTTAATGAAACCGATCAGGAAGCCAAGCTGAATTATGTAATGCGGTATTTTCAGGGGAAAGAAATAATCCAGTTGTTAGATCAGTTTGCAAATACAAATAAATTCGAAAGCACTTTTGAAATCGTAGAAATATTTAAAATAGACTCCTTCTGCAAATGGCTTTTTAGTTTATGGGCTACTTATATCATCAACTACCTGAAGGGAAAAAAATCAGATGAAGTCAGATTTTACAAGTCGGAGGCACTTCTTTACAACTTCTTAAAGGTGAATTTTGTAATAAGGCAATTACCTGAGGCGCATGTTACTGATTCACTTGAATTGAATAGGTTGCAAAAAAAGATCGGATATTACATCAAAAATGTTTTAGCTTCCAAGAATATTGACTCTATTCCAAAATATTTGTTAAATCCATATTTCGCTGATTTAACATATCAAAAGATGAGGAAAAGGGAGTATAAATTTTCTCAATATACTCCCAACAAAAAAGGAACAAGTTCAGGTGAAATTACAATCGAGTTAACACAAGGTAAATCCTTTTCATCAATCGAATTGGATGTTTTCATTTCGCCAGACGCGCATAACGAATTTGAAAAATATGCACCGGTTACCCATATCAATCTCTTTTCAGGGGCAGTTCAAAAACAGCAGACCTTGTTTTCAGAGAGGCTGATCAAGGGTTGGAATTATATTCGATTCCATAATCTTAAAAACAATACACACTTAACGATTAAGATAGCAATCAACTCGATCAAAGAAAATCATATTAAAATAAGGAATATTTATATTATATGA
- a CDS encoding glycosyltransferase family 2 protein — MMSTILGISCCIFFMYALVVYAIQVIIAVLSFRQLRRSTTEVEPVLQPVKYSVIIPMHNESKSIIRTVRSLLYQSWKPAEIIIVDDGSTDESVNLIKSEINKERDNVIKIIQVSRSGKGDALDIGIHASEFAYICLADADIVASPDAIENMFEHMHANDCIAVSSVVFVHKSVSYRNMLNEYLITSQEIEYLRALLWRPGWAFLNALGIIEGRLGLFEREYLLKIGPCSNIPAAIDYYITLCLHKIKGKRQLGIAPKSIVYTDVPVSVRGLFRQRIRWSVGLGLHYWSNRNMLFNKKYGKIGYFELPVRYITSYLPLFELLLLTTFVLSLFFNNFLLNLLKDLFIFHFSFLMAQIYSVICMGTKFTRGSLRRGLIHYLIFSPLYITWEPLKGMLAIIKLIGKKWLIQDKWQPDR; from the coding sequence ATGATGTCTACTATACTGGGTATCAGTTGTTGTATTTTCTTCATGTATGCATTGGTGGTGTATGCAATACAGGTAATTATAGCAGTTTTATCATTTAGACAGTTAAGAAGATCTACTACTGAGGTTGAACCAGTGCTTCAACCCGTCAAATATTCTGTCATTATACCGATGCATAACGAATCAAAGAGTATAATAAGAACAGTGCGGTCCCTGCTATATCAATCGTGGAAACCTGCAGAAATAATCATCGTCGATGATGGCTCAACTGATGAGAGTGTCAATCTGATAAAGAGTGAAATAAATAAAGAAAGAGATAATGTGATAAAAATTATTCAGGTGTCTCGTTCCGGCAAAGGAGATGCCCTAGATATAGGCATTCATGCTTCGGAATTTGCATATATTTGCCTGGCAGATGCAGATATAGTGGCTTCCCCCGATGCAATTGAAAATATGTTTGAGCACATGCATGCAAATGATTGCATTGCAGTTAGCAGCGTTGTCTTTGTCCACAAGTCAGTCAGCTATCGAAACATGTTAAACGAGTATTTGATTACATCGCAGGAAATCGAATATTTGCGAGCATTATTATGGCGCCCGGGCTGGGCTTTCTTAAATGCATTAGGTATAATTGAAGGAAGGTTAGGCCTTTTTGAAAGGGAATATCTTTTAAAAATAGGCCCATGCAGCAATATCCCAGCAGCAATTGATTATTATATTACTCTATGCCTGCATAAAATTAAAGGAAAGAGGCAGCTGGGAATTGCACCAAAATCTATTGTCTATACGGATGTCCCGGTTTCCGTACGAGGACTTTTCAGACAAAGAATCCGATGGAGTGTGGGATTGGGTCTTCATTATTGGAGTAACAGAAACATGTTGTTTAATAAGAAATATGGTAAAATTGGATATTTCGAACTGCCGGTAAGATATATTACATCCTATTTGCCCCTTTTCGAGCTTCTGTTATTAACGACGTTTGTATTGTCGCTTTTTTTTAACAATTTTCTTTTAAATCTATTAAAAGATCTTTTCATTTTTCATTTTTCATTTCTAATGGCTCAGATTTATTCCGTAATTTGTATGGGAACGAAATTCACCCGAGGCTCCTTACGTCGTGGTCTAATTCATTACCTCATTTTTTCACCGCTATATATTACATGGGAACCACTGAAAGGTATGCTGGCAATCATAAAGCTTATAGGGAAGAAATGGCTGATTCAGGATAAATGGCAACCAGATCGTTAA
- the alr gene encoding alanine racemase — protein MSRLDNRTLIIIDGNTLFNNAKKIMDYVSPATVIAVIKGNAYGHGLHFTRRVFRDAGIKILATYDIVEASELRTSGDQGRLLSLTPPVNKHEALCLLEHDIEVTINDYKCLELIYEASGVTGKKTKIHIEIDTGMGRNGILPNDFPSYFSSLNMEYVIFSGIFTHIKNAKSKISTVTQNDQFLAVLPSLQSEILINVSNSSSLKYGNYLFYNSVRVGLALYGLSLQQIGQLNLQPALTWYAQITQIYERKKNFTVGYGDGHVLKRDSILGIIPVGFVHGYPRNSKGPVLVNGTRCPIMGIINMQCMVVDLTDVLSCKTGDQAIIFGIDESGNVLGIDEVCNDLTIPNLFTCCLSESIPRTIKYVRNK, from the coding sequence ATGAGCAGATTGGATAACAGGACACTGATAATAATAGATGGCAACACATTATTTAATAATGCAAAAAAGATCATGGATTATGTAAGCCCTGCCACTGTCATAGCTGTGATAAAGGGAAATGCGTACGGACATGGATTACACTTTACCAGACGTGTTTTCCGGGATGCGGGGATAAAAATCCTTGCAACTTACGATATCGTGGAAGCAAGTGAACTCCGAACAAGCGGTGATCAGGGACGCTTATTGTCATTAACTCCACCAGTTAATAAGCATGAAGCGCTCTGTTTACTGGAGCATGACATTGAAGTCACAATCAATGATTATAAATGTCTGGAATTAATTTATGAAGCCTCGGGAGTGACAGGAAAAAAGACTAAAATTCATATTGAAATTGATACTGGAATGGGCAGAAATGGCATACTTCCAAATGATTTTCCCAGCTATTTCTCTTCGCTCAACATGGAATATGTTATTTTTTCAGGAATATTCACACATATAAAAAATGCGAAATCAAAGATCTCAACTGTTACCCAAAATGATCAGTTTCTGGCGGTGCTACCATCCTTACAAAGTGAAATTTTAATAAACGTTTCCAATAGTTCCAGCTTGAAATACGGGAACTATCTTTTTTACAATTCGGTCAGGGTGGGACTTGCCTTATATGGCTTATCCTTACAGCAGATAGGTCAGTTAAATTTGCAACCCGCCCTGACATGGTATGCCCAGATCACACAGATTTATGAACGAAAAAAGAATTTTACTGTTGGTTACGGTGACGGGCATGTATTGAAAAGGGACTCGATTTTAGGAATAATTCCCGTTGGATTTGTACACGGTTATCCAAGAAATTCAAAAGGCCCTGTTCTGGTCAATGGGACAAGGTGTCCTATCATGGGTATTATTAACATGCAGTGTATGGTCGTGGATTTGACTGATGTTCTCTCCTGCAAAACCGGTGATCAGGCTATAATTTTTGGTATTGATGAGTCTGGTAATGTTTTAGGAATCGATGAAGTATGCAACGATTTAACGATACCTAATCTTTTCACCTGCTGTTTGTCAGAGTCAATTCCCAGGACGATTAAATACGTAAGAAATAAGTAA